The segment GGGTGAGGGTGCGCCGCCCGCCGAGCACGACGGAGAGCTTCCCACCGTGGTACTCACCGGTCACCGGCATGAACCGGCGCATCAACCGGACACTGCGCATGTTCTCGATGTCGACGTGGTACTGCTCGTGGCGCATCGCGTCGCGCAGCACCTTCGCCGCGGTGGCCAGCAGCGCCGCGCCGAAGAGCAGGAACGCCCAGGCGCCGGTCTGCAGCACGGCCGCGCCGGCGGCGATGAAGATCGCCCGGAGCACGAGTGCCCCGACGATGCCGTACAGCAGCACTCTCTGCGCCAGCGCCGTGGGCACCGCGAACGCCGCGAGGAGCAGCATGAACACGAACAGGTTGTCGACCGACAGTGACTTCTCCACCACGTACCCGGTGTAGAACTCCATGGCCGGGCGTCGCCCGTACACCTGCCAGACGAGGACGCCGAAGGCGGCCGGAAGCGCGAGATAGAAGATCGACCATCCGACCGCCTCGCGCATCGCCACCTCGTGCGGGCGCCGGGTGACCGCGAAATCCGCGGCCAGCAGGGCCAGCAGGACCGCGATGGTGATCGCCCACAGTTGTGGGGACGCGATTGACGACAGACTTGTCACAGGGAGCCTCCTCGGACACGCTGCGTAGTCCGAGGTCTCCCTCACCCGCCGCGCCTTCGCGCGGGATCACGGGCGAGCGCACGGGGGCACGTTCGGCGTGCCCGTGATGACCGCGACGCTCTCTGCGGAGGTACTCCCCTCACCCGGCAGGATAGGCACCCGGCCGGTCCGCGGCTATCCCGAACGCCGAAATAACCGAATCGGGTTGACGTACGGTGACTTGCGGGGGACGGTGAGGAAACGAACCACGACGCGGTACCGGGGAGGTCCCGCATGCTGATCGACATCCTGGTCGGCACCATGCTGATGCTCTGCCTCGTGGTCAGCAGTGCCGCACTTCTACCGCCACGCCGGCACGGACATTTCCGTCATCACCGGCACGGTTGACACCTTCCGCCCGGCCCGGCAAACGGGCCGGGCTTCACAGCAGGTCACGTAGCGTAGCCGCGAAGGACGCCGGCTCCCGCAGATGGGGGAAACCCGAGCGCGGCCGGGCGGCGGAGACCGGGTGCGGCCGCGCACGGCCGGCATCCGGCCGCTTGAACCAGCATCGGTACGCGCGAAGCAGCGCCGCGTCCTCCCGGGCCACCGCGAACTGCCGGTACGGCGCCGGAATCGTGCCCAGATCGACGGCCGCCAGATGCTGCTCCACGCTGTCCGCCGGCTCGGCCACCGGCTCGTCGAGGGTGACCACCGCCCGGGTCGCGTAGGCGTCCGCGAACGCGTTCGCGAGCAGCGCGGACTCGCCGTGACCGACCACCACCGGGGCCCGGTGCAGGTCGAGACCGGAGATCAGCACGGCCAGATCCTGGGTGAGCGCGTCCAGGTCGTAGTCGCCGCGCGGCGCGGACTGGCCGTGCCCCGGCAGGTCGACGGCGAGGACGCTGCACGCGTTGTCGAGGTCCGCGGCGACCGGCCACCACATCGTGCGGTCGTAGAGCAGCCCGTGCAGCAGCACGACCGGACGGCCGTAGGCGCCCCACCGGTCGTAGACGAGCCGGTTCTTCGGGGTGCCGAAGGCGTGGGTGGTGCGGCGCGGCGGTCGGGGATGCATGAGCTCCGGTCTTCCAACTTCGTGCGGACGTCAAACATGCGCCTGGGGGGACGCTCACCGCTTCACTACGGACGCGATGATGTCTCCGGTCGAAGGAAGCGGAGGAATCTCGGTGACGGCGCACGTGACATCCCGGCTGTTGACACCCTGGCGGGCGATCGCCGGCTTCGGTGTGGTCAGCCTCGCCGCCGACATGGTCTACGAGGGCGCCCGCTCGATCAGCGGGCCGCTGCTGGCCGAACTCGGGGCGTCCGCCCTCGCGGTCGGGCTGATCACCGGCGCCGGCGAGGCCGCCGCGCTGCTGCTCCGGCTGGTCTCCGGGCCGCTCGCCGACCGCACGGCACGCTACTGGGCGCTCACCATCTTCGGGTACGGGCTGACCGCGATCTGCGTACCCCTGCTCGCGGTGACGCCGTTCCTCGGCGCCGCCGGGCTGGCGGTCGCCGCGTTCCTGATCGTGACCGAACGGGTCGGCAAGGCGATCCGCAGCCCGGCGAAATCCACGCTGCTCGCCGAGGCGGCCGGCGAGGTGGGCCGGGGCCGCGGGTTCGCGGTGCACAAGGCCCTCGACCAGATCGGCGCGTTCGCCGGCCCGCTGCTGGTCGCCGCCCTGGTCGCGGTGGCCGGAACGCTCTGGCCGGCGCTCGCCGCGCTCACCGTTCCCGCGGTGATCGCGATGATCCTGCTGGTCTGGATGCGGCGGCGCTTCCCCGGCCCGGCGCCCCGGACCGGGGACCGGTCGGCGGACCCGGCGCCGGGCCCGCTGCCCCGGCGGTTCCACTGGTTCGCCGCCTCCGCGGCGGCCTCCACCGCCGGGCTGATCACCTTCGGCCTGATCTCCTACCACGCGAGCCGCAGCGGCGGGATCACGCTGGCCGCGGTGCCGATCCTGTACGCCGGCGCGATGGCCGCCGGCGCCCTGGCCGCCCTGGCCAGTGGTCACCTGTACGACCGCTGGGGCGCCCGCGTCCTCTACGGCCTGCCCGCCCTGGCCGCCGCCACCCCCGCGCTCGCCCTCTCCGGCAGCACCGCCGCGATCGTCGCCGGAACCGTGCTCTGGGGCGCGGCCGTCGGCGTCCAGGACTCCACCGTGAAAGCGCTCGTCGCCGACCTGGTCCCGGCGCCGCGACGGGCCACCGCCTACGGGGTGTTCGCCGCGATCCAGGGTGTCGCCGCCCTGCTCGGCGGCGCCCTCGCCGGCGGCCTGTACGGCTACTCGATCACCGCCCTCGCCGTGGTGCTCGCCGCCACCCAGGTGCTCGCCGCGGCGCTGCTGGCGGTGACCCTGACCCGCGTGCGATAACTTGTCGCCGACCGTTCCGTTGCCCGTCATGACCGTGTCGTCCGGCCGAACGCACGTGATCGTCCCCGGTGAGCATCCGCATCGCGCTGGTCCCAGAGTCGTTCCTGCCAGTGCGATCCCTGCCGATGCCCGGTCATCCCGTTCCGGCGCCGCCGGTGGCCGCTTACGCTGCACAGACATGGGGTTCGTACTCGACACCGCGGGCATCGCGGCCGACGACCGGCTGGAGGCCGTGAACACGGCGATGCGGTACGCGTCGGCCCCGTGCCACGTCATCCACGAGAACCCGGACGGCCCGGTCTACGCCCGGATGGAGGTCTGGGACCTGGGCGACGCCAACATCTTCACGCAACGGTCCTCGGGGATCCGGCTGGTGCGCACCGCGAAACTGGCCCGGCAGGACGCGATGCCGGTGATCGCGCTCTCCGTGCAGCAGCGCAGCTCCGGGCGGCTCACCCAGGGCGACCGGCAGGAACTCACCCCGCCCGGCGAACTGCTCGGCGTGGACCTGTCCGGCGCGTACGACTACTCCTGGGCCGGCGACGGAGCGGCCGGCTGCGTCCAGATCCCGCTCGACCGGCTCGGGCTGCCGGTCGACGTGCTCCGCCCGGCCCTCGGCAGCCTGCGGTCCAGCCCGCTCTACCGGATGGTCACCGCACACATCGCCCAGCTGGCCGGTGACCCGGCCCGGATCACCACCGACCCGACCGTGGCCACCATCGCCGCGGCCAGCATCGACCTGTGCCGGGCCCTGCTCGCCTCCGCCGGCCGCGCCGAACGGCACGCCCGGCAGGCGTTCGCCGACACCCTGCTCACCCGGATCCGGCTCTACGTGCGCCAGCACCTCACCGACCCCGGCCTGACCCCCGCGCAGATCGCCGCCGCACACAACATCTCGCTGCGGCACCTCTACCAGATCTGCGCCCGCGCCGACCTCAGCCTCGAGCAGTGGATCATCGCCGAGCGGCTCCAGGGCGCCCGCCAGGAACTGGTACGCCGGGCCAGCGCCCACCGCTCCATCGCGGCGATCGCCCGCGGCTGGGGGTTCCGCGACCCGACGCACTTCACCCGCCGCTTCAAAGACCGGTACGGCGTGTCCCCGAGCCAGTGGCGGCGGCAGTCCGCGGAGGAGCGCATCGTCAGCCGATAGCCGTGCACGCACAGCCAGCCTGCGCGGCTTCCACCGTGGATAGCGTCCGAGGCAGTCATGGCTGTCCGGGGGAGAACCGAGGAATGCCGCAGGCTCCGCGAATTCGCCGCCGGCCTGCGCGAAGGACTCGGTGGCGTGCTGGTCCTCAGCGGCGATCCGGGCATGGGCAAGACCACCCTGCTCGAGTACGCCGCCGCCTCGGCGCGGCCGGCCAGGGTGATCCAGGTGGCCGGGGTGGCAGCCGAGGCCGACTTCCCGTTCGCGGCCCTGCACCGGTTGCTGATCCCGGTGCTGGAACCGTCCCGCTGGGACGCGCTGCCCCCGGCCGAACGCCAAGCCCTGCAGGTCGCCTGCGGCCTGGCCGACGGTCCACCGGTAGACCCGCACCTGGCCGGCCGCGCCACCCACACGGTGCTGACCGCCCTCGCTGCGGCCGGCCCACTGCTCTGCTGCATCGACGACGCGCACTGGCTGGACCCCGAGTCGCTTTCGGCGCTCGCCCACGTCGCCCACCAACGCCCGCGGCTGGCCCTGCTGTTCGCGATCACCACCCCCAGCCCTGTCCCGGCTCCCAGCCCCAGCCCCAGCCCCAGCCCCAGCCCCAGCCCCAGCCCCAGCCCCAGCCCCAGCCCCAGCCCCAGCCTCGCCTCGGGCTCGGGTGACATGCGTCCCCTCGCAGGGCTGCCGATCCTCAA is part of the Actinoplanes sp. NBC_00393 genome and harbors:
- a CDS encoding helix-turn-helix domain-containing protein, producing the protein MGFVLDTAGIAADDRLEAVNTAMRYASAPCHVIHENPDGPVYARMEVWDLGDANIFTQRSSGIRLVRTAKLARQDAMPVIALSVQQRSSGRLTQGDRQELTPPGELLGVDLSGAYDYSWAGDGAAGCVQIPLDRLGLPVDVLRPALGSLRSSPLYRMVTAHIAQLAGDPARITTDPTVATIAAASIDLCRALLASAGRAERHARQAFADTLLTRIRLYVRQHLTDPGLTPAQIAAAHNISLRHLYQICARADLSLEQWIIAERLQGARQELVRRASAHRSIAAIARGWGFRDPTHFTRRFKDRYGVSPSQWRRQSAEERIVSR
- a CDS encoding TerC/Alx family metal homeostasis membrane protein, with product MTSLSSIASPQLWAITIAVLLALLAADFAVTRRPHEVAMREAVGWSIFYLALPAAFGVLVWQVYGRRPAMEFYTGYVVEKSLSVDNLFVFMLLLAAFAVPTALAQRVLLYGIVGALVLRAIFIAAGAAVLQTGAWAFLLFGAALLATAAKVLRDAMRHEQYHVDIENMRSVRLMRRFMPVTGEYHGGKLSVVLGGRRTLTPLALVVVAVFMTDLVFAVDSVPAVYGVTEDPYLVFATNAFALLGLRALYFVLRNVLDRLRHLNYGLAIILGFIGVKLVLHWAHKVWPQVPDIPTEASLAVIAVTLAVVTATSMLANRREAVAAR
- a CDS encoding alpha/beta fold hydrolase, with the protein product MHPRPPRRTTHAFGTPKNRLVYDRWGAYGRPVVLLHGLLYDRTMWWPVAADLDNACSVLAVDLPGHGQSAPRGDYDLDALTQDLAVLISGLDLHRAPVVVGHGESALLANAFADAYATRAVVTLDEPVAEPADSVEQHLAAVDLGTIPAPYRQFAVAREDAALLRAYRCWFKRPDAGRARPHPVSAARPRSGFPHLREPASFAATLRDLL
- a CDS encoding MFS transporter produces the protein MSPVEGSGGISVTAHVTSRLLTPWRAIAGFGVVSLAADMVYEGARSISGPLLAELGASALAVGLITGAGEAAALLLRLVSGPLADRTARYWALTIFGYGLTAICVPLLAVTPFLGAAGLAVAAFLIVTERVGKAIRSPAKSTLLAEAAGEVGRGRGFAVHKALDQIGAFAGPLLVAALVAVAGTLWPALAALTVPAVIAMILLVWMRRRFPGPAPRTGDRSADPAPGPLPRRFHWFAASAAASTAGLITFGLISYHASRSGGITLAAVPILYAGAMAAGALAALASGHLYDRWGARVLYGLPALAAATPALALSGSTAAIVAGTVLWGAAVGVQDSTVKALVADLVPAPRRATAYGVFAAIQGVAALLGGALAGGLYGYSITALAVVLAATQVLAAALLAVTLTRVR